In Paramormyrops kingsleyae isolate MSU_618 chromosome 13, PKINGS_0.4, whole genome shotgun sequence, a single window of DNA contains:
- the ogfod1 gene encoding prolyl 3-hydroxylase OGFOD1, translating to MTSKRKKSDGTAAGGKKKEKREENAEISGIIQDADIKEKVKEAWHRRKPFSHGGLVLDCQPFPHCVLNNFIQNEGFLENLQKELLALNFHEKSNDLYKFKQSDDLKQRKGAHIPGLRTVIFDQFRHWLSDVLDTELEPVVDVSCAKYEYTDVLLCHDDELEGRRVAFIFYLVPPWEASDGGTLDLYSVDENYQPKDVVKSLVPQWNTLIFFEVSPVSFHQVAEVISEDKCRLSMSGWFHGTPLERPPRYVEPAIPRNPHLPRDEELLLEWVNPVYLDMAYQAQMQEEFEESSEILLKNFLKEDKFKEVNEALKKTEIQWTRRGPPNKRNYERAELQALPPCVSTCWELLSSEAFFLLLSNFTGLKLHFLAPGSDDEEEEEEEQDCAAGSTRSLEAAAPEQQCGKRNERKSKEPSTPVCRGELRRWGTGDYTLIHDTDLDNMEFALDLLLYCGCENWQSDLGGFTSYIASGEDEELLTVSPEDNALGLVYRDKETLRFIKHVNHRSSQSLEDGPVRRHFYDFSFVYYE from the exons ATGACTtcgaaacgcaagaaaagtgaTGGAACAGCTGCAGGAGGgaagaaaaaagagaaaagagagGAGAACGCGGAAATCTCGGGAATAATCCAGGATGCAGATATAAAAGAAAAAGTGAAGGAAGCCTGGCACAGGAGGAAACCCTTCTCACATG GCGGCTTGGTGCTGGACTGTCAACCCTTCCCGCACTGCGTGCTGAATAACTTCATTCAGAACGAGGGTTTCCTGGAGAATCTACAGAAGGAGCTTCTGGCTTTAAATTTTCATGAGAAATCCAACGACCTGTACAAATTCAAACAG TCGGATGACCTGAAGCAGAGGAAGGGTGCGCACATACCTGGGTTAAG AACTGTGATCTTTGACCAGTTTCGCCACTGGCTCAGCGATGTGCTGGACACAGAGCTGGAGCCTGTGGTGGACGTTTCCTGTGCCAAGTATGAGTACACAG ATGTGCTGCTGTGTCACGATGACGAACTAGAGGGCAGGAGGGTGGCTTTCATCTTCTACCTCGTCCCCCCCTGGGAGGCTAGTGATGGGGGGACTCTGGACCTTTACAGTGTGGATG AGAACTACCAGCCCAAGGACGTTGTGAAGTCTTTGGTCCCCCAGTGGAACACACTGATTTTCTTTGAGGTCTCTCCTGTCTCTTTTCACCAG GTGGCCGAGGTAATCTCAGAAGACAAGTGTCGCCTGTCGATGAGCGGCTGGTTTCACGGCACACCTTTGGAGCGACCTCCCCGTTATGTGGAGCCAGCCATCCCCCGGAACCCGCACCTCCCTCGCGAT GAGGAGCTGCTGCTGGAATGGGTGAACCCTGTGTACCTGGACATGGCCTACCAGGCACAGATGCAGGAGGAGTTTGAGGAGAGCTCTGAGATCCTCCTCAAAAACTTCCTCAAG GAAGACAAGTTTAAAGAAGTGAATGAAGCCCTGAAGAAGACTGAGATCCAGTGGACCAGAAGGGGCCCTCCCAATAAGAG GAACTACGAACGGGCTGAGCTCCAGGCCCTTCCCCCGTGCGTGAGCACGTGCTGGGAGCTCCTGTCTTCCGAGGCCTTCTTCCTGTTACTATCCAACTTCACGGGCCTCAAACTGCACTTTCTGGCACCTGGGAGTGacgatgaggaggaggaggaggaagagcaggaCTGTGCGGCAGGATCGACTAGGTCCCTCGAAGCAGCAGCACCGGAACAGCAGTGCGGCAAGCGAAATGAGAGGAAAAGCAAGG AGCCTAGCACTCCAGTGTGCAGAGGGGAACTGCGCCGCTGGGGAACGGGGGACTACACCCTCATCCATGACACAGACCTGGATAACATGGAGTTCGCCCTGGACCTGCTGCTTTACTGTGGCTGCGAGA ATTGGCAGTCTGACCTTGGAGGATTCACGTCGTACATCGCCAGCGGAGAAGATGAGGAG CTCCTCACGGTGTCCCCAGAGGACAACGCCCTTGGGTTGGTCTACAGGGACAAGGAGACGCTCAGGTTCATCAAGCATGTGAATCACAGGAGTTCCCAGTCCCTGGAGGACGGCCCTGTCCGGAGACATTTCTACGATTTCTCTTTTGTCTATTATGAATAA
- the nudt21 gene encoding cleavage and polyadenylation specificity factor subunit 5, producing MSVVPPNRSSTGWPRGVNQFGNKYISTPTKPLTLERTINLYPLTNYTFGTKEPLYEKDSSVAARFQRMREEFEKIGMRRTVEGVLIVHEHRLPHVLLLQLGTTFFKLPGGELNPGEDEVEGLKRLMTEILGRQDGVKQDWVIDDCIGNWWRPNFEPPQYPYIPAHITKPKEHKKLFLVQLQEKALFAVPKNYKLVAAPLFELYDNAPGYGPIISSLPQLLSRFNFIYN from the exons ATGTCTGTCGTGCCACCCAACCGATCATCAACCGGTTGGCCGCGTGGAGTGAATCAATTCGGGAACAAATACATAAGCACCCCAACAAAACCGCTCACGCTGGAAAGGACCATTAACTT GTACCCCCTGACCAACTACACGTTCGGCACGAAGGAACCTCTCTATGAGAAAGACAGCTCGGTCGCGGCGCGTTTCCAGCGGATGCGGGAGGAGTTCGAGAAAATCGGCATGAGGAGGACAGTGGAGGGCGTCCTGATTGTGCATGAACACAGACTGCCGCACgtcctgctgctgcagctgggaaCCACTTTCTTTAAGCT ACCCGGTGGAGAGCTGAACCCCGGTGAAGATGAAGTGGAAGGGTTGAAGCGACTGATGACAGAG ATTCTGGGACGTCAGGATGGGGTGAAGCAGGACTGGGTTATTGACGACTGCATTGGGAATTGGTGGAGGCCGAACTTCGAACCCCCACAG tacCCTTACATTCCAGCTCACATCACCAAGCCCAAAGAGCATAAAAAGCTGTTCCTGGTCCAGCTGCAAGAGAAAG CCCTCTTTGCAGTTCCTAAGAACTACAAGCTGGTGGCGGCTCCCCTGTTCGAGCTGTATGACAACGCCCCCGGCTATGGACCAATCATATCCAGTCTCCCACAGCTCCTGAGCAG GTTCAACTTTATTTACAACTGA
- the LOC140578286 gene encoding leukotriene B4 receptor 1-like, translated as MLSLNSSSSNHTIFNKGNVGPCTIVGLCCLVGICGNMGVVLVIARKFGRGDKNFTLKLVLNLAMADLLSLVTLPVWIHSWLFGWVLGVKACRFFSFLVIGSLYCSVLTVTLMSVQRYLAVLYTRQWMKLRGAGERILLASLWGLSGVLACPALVLGDVVGEEMRCRWKFSSVGEKVFAKCMETLWGFIVPFTILVTSYGCLHHKVNDTAFFSSPRLTKLVTSIVVTFFVLWCPLHVVNIMGICGLLLKSEYLNNICEIGWAVTQALTFINSCVNPFLYAFAFRKRNKKTEQSTQST; from the coding sequence ATGCTGTCGCTTAACTCCTCAAGCTCCAACCACACCATCTTCAACAAGGGCAACGTCGGCCCATGCACGATTGTGGGCCTCTGTTGCTTGGTGGGCATCTGCGGTAACATGGGAGTTGTCTTGGTGATAGCTCGCAAGTTCGGGAGAGGCGACAAGAACTTCACCCTGAAACTGGTGCTGAACTTGGCCATGGCTGATCTCCTGTCCCTCGTCACGCTGCCTGTGTGGATCCACAGTTGGCTGTTTGGCTGGGTGCTAGGTGTCAAGGCCTGCAGATTCTTCTCTTTCTTGGTCATCGGCAGCCTGTATTGCAGCGTGCTGACGGTCACCCTGATGAGCGTACAGAGGTACCTGGCAGTCCTCTACACCAGGCAGTGGATGAAGCTTCGTGGGGCTGGGGAGAGGATATTACTGGCTTCTCTGTGGGGGCTGTCAGGGGTCCTGGCTTGTCCAGCCCTTGTGCTAGGAGATGTGGTTGGGGAGGAGATGCGTTGCCGTTGGAAATTCAGCTCAGTGGGGGAAAAGGTGTTCGCTAAATGCATGGAGACATTATGGGGCTTCATCGTCCCTTTCACCATCCTGGTCACTTCTTATGGATGTCTTCATCATAAGGTAAATGATACTGCTTTCTTCAGCAGCCCCAGGTTGACCAAACTGGTGACAAGTATTGTTGTGACCTTCTTCGTCCTGTGGTGTCCTCTTCACGTTGTCAATATCATGGGCATCTGTGGCCTCCTGCTGAAGTCCGAGTACCTGAACAACATCTGCGAGATCGGCTGGGCAGTCACTCAGGCACTGACGTTCATCAACAGCTGTGTGAATCCCTTTCTCTATGCCTTTGCTTTCCGGAAACGTAACAAAAAGACGGAGCAGTCCACCCAATCAACGTAG
- the LOC111851829 gene encoding leukotriene B4 receptor 1-like — protein MLSLNSSSSNHTIFNKGNIGPCTIVGLCCLVGICGNMGVVMVIARKFRRGDKNFTLKLVLNLAMADLLSLVTLPVWIHSWLFGWVLGVKACRFFSYLIIGSLYCSVLTVTLMSVQRYLAVLYTRQWMKLRGAGERILLASLWGLSGVLACPALVLGDVVGEEMRCRWKYSSVGEMVFTISMETLWGFIVPFTILVTSYGCLHHKVNDTAFFSSPRLTKLVTSIVVTFFVLWCPLHVVNIMGICGLLLKSEYLNNICETGWAVTQALTFINSCVNPFLYAFAFRKRNKKTEQSTQSTQSKITEFT, from the coding sequence ATGCTGTCGCTTAACTCCTCAAGCTCCAACCACACCATCTTCAACAAGGGCAACATCGGCCCATGCACGATTGTGGGCCTCTGTTGTTTGGTGGGCATCTGCGGTAACATGGGAGTTGTCATGGTGATAGCTCGCAAGTTCAGGAGAGGCGACAAGAACTTCACCCTGAAACTGGTGCTGAACTTGGCCATGGCTGATCTCCTGTCCCTCGTCACGCTGCCTGTGTGGATCCACAGTTGGCTGTTTGGCTGGGTGCTAGGTGTCAAGGCCTGCAGATTCTTCTCTTACTTGATCATCGGCAGCCTGTATTGCAGCGTGCTGACGGTCACCCTGATGAGCGTACAGAGGTACCTGGCAGTCCTCTACACCAGGCAGTGGATGAAGCTTCGTGGGGCTGGGGAGAGGATATTACTGGCTTCTCTGTGGGGGCTGTCAGGGGTCCTGGCTTGTCCAGCCCTTGTGCTAGGAGATGTGGTTGGGGAGGAGATGCGTTGCCGTTGGAAATACAGCTCAGTGGGGGAGATGGTGTTCACCATATCCATGGAGACATTATGGGGCTTCATCGTCCCTTTCACCATCCTGGTCACTTCTTATGGATGTCTTCATCATAAGGTAAATGATACTGCTTTCTTCAGCAGCCCCAGGTTGACCAAACTGGTGACAAGTATTGTTGTGACCTTCTTCGTCCTGTGGTGTCCTCTTCACGTTGTCAATATCATGGGCATCTGTGGCCTCCTGCTGAAGTCCGAGTACCTGAACAACATCTGCGAGACCGGCTGGGCAGTCACTCAGGCACTGACGTTCATCAACAGCTGTGTGAATCCCTTTCTCTATGCCTTTGCTTTCCGGAAACGTAACAAAAAGACGGAGCAGTCCACGCAATCAACGCAGTCCAAGATAACAGAGTTTACTTAA